The Caldisericum exile AZM16c01 region GCATTGCGAGTTTAATATTGACTCAAGCCTCTACGATGTGAAGGTGCCAGCACTCATTCTTCAGCCTGTTGTTGAAAATGCCGTTAAGCATGGGTTTTCCTTGACAAAGAGGAATATCACTATCAAAGTTTCTGCCTATAGAAGAGGAAACTATGTCTATATTACAATTGAGGACAATGGAAGAGGAATTAATGAAGAAACACTCGAAACTCTGTTTGATGAAAATAAGAAGTCACTTGGTATTAGAAATGTAAGAGACAGAATTATGAATCTATATGGAAATAAAGCCATATTTAAAATAAAAAGTGCTGTTAATGTGGGAACGAAAGTAATTATAGGAATACCACACGAAGGGGTGCCAAATTGGATATTAGAGCGATTATCGTCGATGACGAAGAACCTGCAAGGGAAGAGATAAAAAGTCTTCTTCTGAAATTTCCTGAAGTAAAAGTCTTGGGTGAATTCGAAGATGCGTTAAGCGCTTTTAACTTTGTCTCCGAAAATTCAATTGATGTAATTTTTCTCGATATAAATTTAAGCGGAATTTCCGGAATGAAACTTGCAAACGAAATAAAAGAATTTAAGAATTTTCCTCTGATTGTTTTTGTGACTGCCTATTCTGAATATGCAGTTGATGCTTTTGATGTCGGTGCTGTTGATTACATTTTAAAACCAATTGATGAGGGTAGATTTTTCAAGACAGTGTTAAAAATAAAAAATGTGCTTTCATCGAAAGAAAGAAGAAAAGAGGATTTTGTTGTTTGTAGTTTAGACGAGGAACTTACTTTGGTTAGGTTAAGTGAAATTACCTATTTCTTTACAGAAAATGGAAAACTCTATGTTAAGAAAGGAAAAGAAGAATTACCAGTTAAGGGGCTTAACCTTCAAGGCGCAGAAGAAAGGTTCAGTCCAGTTGGATTTTTTAGAATAAATAAAGAGTATCTTATAAATATCTCAAAAATATCAAAGATTATCCCTTGGTTTAAGGGAAAGTATATGATTGAAATGGATAACGGAGATAAACTTCCACTTTCTCCGCATAGACAAAAGGAGTTTAGAGAAATTTTTAAATTTTAACAAAATGTTAACCTCAAATTTTTTACTTTAATCCCTAAATTTTCTACCTTTATTTAATTTTCCTTGACTTCTAAAAATCCATGGTAAAATATTATTGAGGGTATATGAGAGCCTCAAGAATTTTAAAAAAAACTCAAAGGAGGTGAAGTATGTACACAACAATCATCGTATTGATTGGTGCAATCTTCTACATTGCTCTCTACTTTACCTATGGAAAATCTATTGAGAAAAATGTTGTAAAGGCGGACGCAAGTAGAGAGACTCCAGCGGTAAGGTTGAGAGACAATGTAGACTATGTTCCTGCAAACAAGTTTGTTCTCTTTGGACACCACTTTGCATCCATTGCAGGCGCTGGGCCTATCGTAGGTCCTGCAATTGCTGTAGTTTGGGGTTGGCTTCCTGCGTTGCTTTGGGTATGGTTTGGTAACCTTTTTATTGGCTCTGTTCATGATTATCTCTCTCTTATGGCATCAGTTCGTTATGATGGAAAATCGATACAATGGGTTGCAGGAGAATTGATGGGAGAAGGCACAAAATACATTTTCGAACTTTACGTTTACTTTGCTATGATTCTTGTTATTGCTGCATTTATGGGAGTATTTGGTCCTCTTGCAAACAGTACACCTGAAATTTTGACAGCATCATTACTCTTTATGGTTGCAGCAATTGTTGAAGGTCAACTTCTTTATAAGACTAAACTTCCTTTCTGGCTCTCATCACTAATCGGAGTGATTTTAACGCTCCTTTCAATCGTACTTGGTTTTTATTTCCCTTGGAAGGTTAGTCTCAATGCCCTTTATTGGGGTCAGTTTATTTATATTATTCTTGCTGCAGCACTTCCAGTTTGGTTCTTACTTCAGCCAAGAGATTATCTCAACTCATATATTCTTTGGGGTGGTGTAATTCTTGGATCAATTGCAGCAATTATTTCATTTAAGTCTTTCTCATGGCCTGCATTTACAAGTTTCTCTGCTAATGTAGTTCATCCAGCAGTTCCGTCACCTTTCTGGCCGACTGTTCCGCTTGTTATTGCTTGCGGTGCCCTTTCTGGATTCCATTCAATCGTTGGTTCTGGAACAACTTCTAAACAACTTGACAATGAACTTTCTGGTCTTTTTGTAGGTTATGGTGCGATGTTTATGGAAGGAATGCTTTCCACTATTGTTATTACTTCAATTGCAGCTTACGGTCTTAATATAGTTCAGGGATTTGCAGATAAAATTGCTCAAGCAAAACCCACTCTTGATGCAATGAAACTTTCAGATCCAGCATACATGGCACAGTATGGAAACGCGATCATCAATTTAAAAACAGCAGAGGGAAAAGCGATCATTGGTGGTGCACTTGGTTTGTTTACCAAGTCCTTTGGTCAGCTTCTTTATAATTCTTTAAGGATTCCTACAAAGGTTGGAACAATCTTTGGAGGCCTTTGGGCATCTGCGTTTGTTCTTACAACACTTGATACAACAAACCGTCTTGCGAGATATGCCTTCCAAGAACTTGTAGAACCTCTCAAGAAAGTCTCTGTTGGTCTTTATGAAGTTCTTCACAATAGATGGGTTGCTTCAATTATTGCAGCAGCACTCGGCTTTTATCTTATTGCATACGGTGGAAATGCATATACGGCGTTGTGGGCAGGTTTTGCAGGTACTAACCAACTTCTTGCATCAATTGCAATGCTTACTGCAACAAACTATGTAAAGAGAGTTCAGAAAGCTTCACAAGGTGCAATTGTGCTGGTTCTTATTCCTGCAATCTTCCTCTGGATAACCGTATTTGCAGCCCTTATTTGGTACTTATTCAAAGTCGTACCAGTGCAGGCTTCAGCAATTAAAGGTATCCTTGGTGCGTTTGTAGTAATAATGCTTATTCTCGATCTATTCCTTGTCTTTAACTTCTTCAGAACATATAATAAAGAGTACAAGCCTGCAAAGGCAAAAGCATAAAGTAAAATGAAAAACATTCTTGAGGCTCTCAAAAAATTTTTTATGAGTTTTGATAAGTCGATGAGGGAGGCTGCAATCTCCCTCATCGAACATGAACTTGTCGAAGAAGAAAATGTATTTGCTCTTGTCACGATGAGTATGTTTTCTGGGCTTCCTTCTCCTCCAACGGGTGTGATTTTAAGAATACTTCCTTACATGGAAAGAGAAATACAAATAATGACGAGAAGAAGTGCGGAACTTGACGATATTTTTGCTCAAACTTTATCGCATTTTGACATAGATTAGGAGGAGAAATGCAAACGTTCTTTTTTATTGGAAAAGGTGGAGTTGGAAAAACAACAATATCTGCCTCTTTTGCTTCAGGGCTTGCAAAGAAAGGTTTGAAAACGCTTATTGTTTCTCTTGATCCAGCGCACAATTTAGGTGATGCATTAAACAAGGATGTCTTTGGAAAGGTTGTTAAAATTTCAGACAATCTTGATGCAACAGAAGTAGATATTGATAGAGCAATTGTTGAGTATCTCACAGAAATGTCGAAAAAAATGAAAAATACATATAAATATCTTTCTGTATTGAACATTGATAGATATTTTGATGTTCTGAGAAATTCTCCTGGCATTGAGGAGTACGTAACACTTGAAGCAATTAGAAAATTTTTAGAAACAGACTATAGTGCAATTGTTTTTGACACGCCTCCAACAGGTATTACGTTAAGAGTTTTTGCAATGCCGAGAATTTCGGTAGTTTGGACCAATAGCCTTATAGATATGAGAAGGAGGATTCTTTCTAAGAGACAAATGGTGGAAAACATAAAGGGTCCGATTTCTGATGTTTTAGATGGCGAAGAGGTGAAGATCCCTTCAAAAGAAAGTGAAGATCCTGTTATGCAGGAGTTGTTTACATATAAAAAAGATATGGTTAACCTTATGGAAAGGTTTTCTTCAGAAGAAAATTATGTAAGCGTCGTCACTATGGCAGAAGAATTAGCATTTGCAGAATCAAAGAGAATAAGAGATGCCTTGCGTGAGAATAATATAAAACTAAGAAGAATTTATCTAAATAAATATCTTGAAATTGAAAATCCCCCCAGGGAACTTTTAGGTAAAATTGAGGAGCAGAAAAGAGTTGTTGAAAAAATGAGAAAAGAATTTAACGAGGTTGAAATTAGAGAAGTGCCACTTCTTACAGAATCTCCACGAGGAATTGAAGCGCTTATTTCAATATATGAAAAATATCTTGTATAATTTCTTTAAAATTCACCTTGGAGGTAAATAATGCAGATATCTTCATATTTACTTTTGATCTTTTTGGTACTTGGTGGAATTGCATCACTTCAATTTTATAAGGGAAGAAAAATTAATACCAGTATTATGATTCATTACATCCGAAAATTTGAGGAAAATCTCAGTCTAAGAGATAAAATGTATACCTACCTTGGAGGCTATATTGGTTTTAAAGCGAAATATGACTTACAGGATAAAAATATAAAACGAATGGAATTGGTGCTAACTCTTATTCCAAGGCAAAGTTTGTTCTGGTTGCCGTTTTCCTACCCCTTTAAAAGGGGAGATAGACTTTACTTAATGGTCTATCCAAAATTCAACATAAGAAGAGACGCTCATATTGTCCAAAATTTTTACTACCTTTTTGGTCCAAATATAACAGAAAGAGAACATTTAAAAAAAGAGCCCGCAAGTATTTCGAGATTCAATAATTATTATACTTTATACGAAAGCAAAAGTGATTACGATAAACTAAAAAAACTTATTGAAGATACATTTGAAGATCCAAGAAGGGTAAGGCATATTGCATTAAATAGAGAAAATAACTCCCTTTTTATTCTAATGAAGCCAGACATCAACGCCACTCCAAAAGAATTGAAAAAATTAATAGAAAACTTCCCCAAGGTTTTTGACGAATGGTCTTATTTTAAATCCGAGGAGTAATTTTTACCTTTCAACTTCCTCAACATCTCTATACCAGGGAACTGATGTTCCCTTCTTTGCTCTGTTTTGGAAATTTCGAGTCTTTGGTGTTTTTTCTATAACTTCTTTTAATAAATCGATTTTTTCGATTATATCCTTTAACTGATTTTCTGAAATTTTTCCATCACTTTGGAATGTTTTTGTAAACTCCTTTACCTTTTCAAGATTTACAATCGCATCGTAGTAGAATCCCCAATCATCTGATAGTACCTTTGCAATGTAAGATGCATCAATTGTTTGGGTAGATTGAGCAACTTCTATGTTATGCTGTAAGAAAAGAATTAAAAGATCGACTATATCTTTTCTATTAATTTTGTGAATCTGGAGTTTTTCAAGCACGATATCTGCCAAACTAATTGTTGGAAAATCAAGTTCGAGCCGTCCTCTTCCTGGGGTATTTCCAAATTCTACGTTATGAGAAAACTCAAGCCTATCGTAAAACACATCGACTGCAAAAAGCCCTTCGGGATGCTCAAATATATTTCTTTTATAAGCAAAGAGAGTATTCACATAGATATTCGGTTTGAATTTCAAAGTGTTTTCAAAAAACCTTTTCACTAACGGTTGTTGTCTTGAGTACGCAACTGTGTCAAGATCGGTAAAAAGTGGTTTTCCCGATCCAAGCCTTTCAAGTGTATAAAAAAGGTTTCGTATTTCTGAATCTTCTGTGTGAATGTAAACTGCAAGTGCTCCTAATATTCTTAAAATAACATTGTTTTCTTTTGCTTTTTTAACAATTTCCTTCGCTAAATTTACAAAATCACTTTCGCTCATATTTACAAATTTTTCGCTCATTTACCACCTCTAACCTTGGATTTTAAAGTAATTTTCAATGCCGTCTTTGGAGATATCAATGATATACCCTCGTAGCAAACCTTCACCGTATTCTGAGCCCGGATTTAAACAGAGAGTCCTTCCAATTTTTTCAAACCCCGATGACTCGTGAATATGCCCATGAAGTCCTAATATAGGCTGGTATTTTTCGATAACTGCTCTTACGCCTTTAGAACCAACATGAACAAACTTAACACCATCAAGGCCACCTACAAGTCTCAAATTTTTGTCTAATTTTGGAGCAAGATCAATTGCGGTATTAAAGGGTGGTGCATGAATATTAAAGATTGCGTTTTTGGGGTCTTTTAGTTTTGAAATTTTTTCTTCAAGCATATGTTGGATTTCTCTATCGTCTCTTTCTCTTGGCGTGTCCCATGGGGTTGGATTTACGTATTCAAAACTCATAACTTCGTGTCCTTCAATTTCAATAATTTTATCCAGAGGATATACGATCCCTCTATCTTCAAACTCCTTTATAACTGGGTCAATAACAAATTCATCATCATTTCCGGGCATAACGACCGTAAAGATTTTTTTAGTATCAACTTTTTCTACTAAAAGGTTTAGCCAGTCTCTCATTCTTTTAACCATCTCTTCTTCCATTATTTGTTTAACCTTGTCAGGGTTATTTTTGAGTTCCTGGAGCTGTTCTTTTGTTATCCTTCTATAATATGCACCTGCATTTGAAAGTTTTTCTTCAAAGTTTTTAACTTCATCTTCGTTTTTGAGGATCCATGTAGTTCCAAAATAACTTGCCTTGTAGGACCCATCCTCTTGAAGGATAAGAGGGACAAGAACTTTTCCTGTAAGATCACCCGAGAGTATTAGGGCGTTTGCCTCGTATATTGAAACAGCAGAAATCCATTTTCTCCATACAGTTGTTGCACCATGTACATCAACCGCAAAGAATACTTTCATCTTCACCTCCCGATTACATTTTTAGGGGAGAGAGTCTCTCCCCTTTTATCATAAAGTTTTATGCTGGTGGAATCTCCTTGAAAATCTTATTAGGGTCAACGCCTTCCTCTCTATTCTTGGACCACATATAGAGAGCGAAAAGCAGTCCAACAAGTATAAGAAGAGTAGTTACAACCATTGCAAGTGTGTTTTGCTCTGTTGTTACATTTAGTATCATCCACCAACCAATTGCAAACGCAATTGCACCTAAAATTGATATGACAGGTACCTTTCCCCATTTGTACTGGAATGTGGATTTCTCATATAGGTCGGGACGAGCATACGGTAAAAACATTGCAGCAAGTCCCAAAGGCCAAATAAATACGAGGCATGTATAGTCTTCAAGTGCAAGCATTGCGGAAGATAACTGTGCACCTAATGAGTCTCCTAATCCTATGAATACTCCAATTATTGCAACAATTCCAACAAGATGATTTGCCCATGTAGGTGACCCAAGGCGTCCAATTTCTGTTAGTTTCAAAGGAAGCATTCTATCAAATGCCATTGCAAATATGCCACGAACACCCGCCATCCATATTATCATTGATGTGTTTATATACCAGAGGAAATAGCCAATTCCCAAGATAATTGAGAAAATAGTATTCTTTCCGATTATTGCAGCATAGAATGGGATTGATGGCGCAGGAGGTGTTGTTCCTAAGACTCCCTTTAGTTCATCAAAATGGTTGTAATAAAGCCAGCTATATTCGGTTATAAAGTTGTATCCAAATGAGCGATAAACAGCAACTGCATTTAGCACATAGAGAATGCCAACTGCAATAAGACCTAAAACCATTCCCCTCATGTAAGATAATCTTGGTGTTTTTACCTCGGAGCCTACGTATGAAACAGCCTCAACTGCGGTATAAGCCCACAAAACCGAAAGGAGCATACCTTGCATCGCCTGTCCTGGCGAAAGGAAAGAGTCTTTTATGTTTAGTTTTGTAGCAAGATCGTGTACCGCTTGGTATGAGTTTGTGCCAAAGATTACATTAAATGAAGGTTCGCCACTTTTTACGAAGAAGATAATAATTGCAATACCAGTTATTGCTAAAGGAATGTAAATGATTGCTCTCAAAATCCATTTGAGTTTGTCAATTCCAAGAAGCTCGAGTATCCACATTATAACAGTTAAAGCAAGCGCTATCCATAAACGTGTCCAGGGATTTGCAAGTCCTTCGCCAAGTGCAATAAGCGAAGCATTTTTAGAAACAATACCTGCAATTTGAATACTTGAAGCAAGAGGAATAAGTCCAAGATAATTTAAGAAACCCACCGCAAGTGAAGCGCCTCCTCCAACGACATAAGACCAATTAGGGATAAACCCAAGAATTGGATGCAAAACTCTTGAGATAACTACGTAAAGTGACCCGCTTCTTGGGAATGATGCTGAAAGAATTGCAAGAATTAATACAGGTGGAAGCCACACAAGAAGACCAACCAAAAATGCCAAAGTCATGTTTCCTCCAGGATAAAGCCCTGGAACCTTTACTGTGTAATAAGTCATGCCTGATGCTGCTGGCCCTGCAATGGTAAATAACAATACGTCCCACCAACTCAACTCTCTTACAAGGCCTGATGCCTTCCTTGTAAACACTACCGACTCCTCGTCCATAGTTGCCCCCTTTCCTTAAGTTTTAAAAATTATATGCATTTCGTTTTTGAAGTCAATATTTTAAGATGTGAATTTTTAATTTTTATGGTAAAATAGAACATATTAATTTGGAGGTTAAAATGACTAAAGCATCAAAAATTATTTTGGCAGTCTACTTTTTCTTCCTTGCGCTTGTTGCAATAATAGTGCCATGGAAGGTTAATCAGGCAATTGCCCAAGGAACAGTCCTTGTAAACTCAATTGGTTATGCACCGATTTGGTCAGTAAGGGGAGTTAGCTCGAATTATGAAGCATTAACGGTCGATTTTGGGAGAGTTATTCTTGAAATAATCGCACTTACTGCTTTATTTGCAATTCCTTTTATCTTTACCTTAAATACCGATGAAGAAGAATATGAATATGTTGAACTTGAAGATTTTGTGGACGATGAGGAAGAAAATAACAAAGACATAGAGCAATAGAAAAAATTTAGTTTTTTAAAGAGGGCGAAAAGCCCTCTTTTTTATTTTTTTTAAGAAAATTTAGTTTTCTTGACTTAATATGTAAAATCTGATATTATTGGTAAACGAAAGGAGGTTTTACAATGGGAAGCATTGTTATCAAAACTGAGATTCCCGGGCCAAAGAGCCGAGAAATCCGGAAGAAAAAAGAGACTTATGTGGCATCACCTCTTGAACCACTTGCGCCATTTTTTATAGCAAGAGGTGAAGGAGCAGTTGTTGAAGATGTTGACGGAAATAGATTCCTTGACTTTACTGGTGGTTGGGGCTGTCTTGTTGTAGGATATTCTCCAAAACCGATCGTTGAAGCAATTCAAAAGCAGGCAGAAAATTATATTCATACTGATTTTACTTCTATCCCATATGAGCCTTACGCGGAACTTGCGAAAATGATAGCAGAACGAGCTCCAGGTAATTTTGAAAAGGCCGTTGCCTTTTTTAACTCAGGCGCTGAGGCTGTTGAAAATGCAGTGAAAATTGCACGAGGTTATACAAAGAGAAGGGCTGTGGTTGTTTTTGATGGTGCATTCCACGGAAGGACTTTACTTACAATGACAATGACTCACAGACCAATGCCATACAAATATATCTTTGGTAGTGCACCTGATGTTTATAGAATTCCGAGACCAAATATTCATAGGAATAAGTATACTCCAAAAGATTTTGAAAGACTTCTTCTTGATACTGTTGCGCCTGATGACGTTGCAGCCGTTGTAATTGAACCAATCCAAGGGGAAGGTGGTTTTAATATCCCACAACCAGGGCTCTTAGAAGAGATTAGAAGAGTAACTGAAAAATATGGCATCCTTTTTGTTGCAGATGAGGTCCAGAGTGGTTATGGAAGAACAGGAAAGTTTTTTGCAGTTGAAAATTGGGGTGTGGTGCCGGATCTCATCTCATTAGGTAAGTCAATTGCAGCAGGTTTGCCGCTTTCAGCGGTAGTTGGAAGTAAGAAATTTTTTGATGCACTTCCAAAAGGATCCATCGGTTCAACTTTTGGTGGGAATCCTGTTGCTTGTGTTGCTGGTATTGAAGTAATTAAAATGATTGAGAGGGAGAAACTCCTCGATAGGGCTATCCACCTTGGGAAGATCATAAGAGAAAGATTTGAAGAATTCCAGAGAAAATATCCTGTTGTAAAGGAAGTTAGAGGCATTGGTGCAATGCAAGCAATAGAGTTTGTAAAAGACCATGATACCTGGGAACCAGATGCAGAGACATGCCAGGCAGTAATCCAAGAAGCGCTTAAAAACGGAGTTGTACTTGCTGGTGCAGGCTTACATAAGAACATAATAAGGTTGTTAATACCTCTTGTGATAACCGATGAACAACTCAAGGAAGGGCTTGATGTACTTGATAAAGCGATTGAAACTGTAACAAAGGGGAAATAATAACAGTTATTAGAAAAATTGCATGGGGGCTTTAAGCCCCCTTAACTTCTTTAATAGAATCTAACGGATTATCGCTTACCTTCTTTGAGTACTTTATCAATAATTCTTTTCCCTTATAAATTATGTTATCATTAATTTCATCGCTAAAACTTCTTATAAGCACACTTGGACCTGGAAAGTCGGGCACAAGCAAAACATCATTGGATTTTCTAAGGTCTTCAAGGCGTTTATTTTCAAACTCGTTTCTTCCTACAATGAAAACAATTTTATCTTCGAAAAAAACTCTCCCATTTCTTAAGATTTGTGTGTCGTTTCCATCAAAACATGGGTTTATTTTCTTAAGTTCTTTTAGTCTTTTTGCAAATTCTGGGTCTGTCAAAATACAACCTGATGCAGGGGTTTCATATTCCTTAAGTCCAAAATCCTTTGCTAACTGTATCTGTCTCACTCTTGATTGTCCTTTAATATCAAGCATATGTTCTCGTTTAATGAGTCCTTTGCGTTCAGCTTCCGAAATTTTTAGGAGTTTTTGCGATAATGGTCGCACGATTTTTCCTTCAAGCCCAAGTGTTTTTTCCATTTCTTCGAAAACTTTATCTCTCTGTGAAAAAGGCCTTTCATCGAGTACTTCTCCTGTTGCAATAAAATCAAATCCTTCTTTTTCCATTATTTCCTTTGCCCTTTTTATCATAAGCATATGACAGTCTATACATGGATTCATATTTTTGCCATATCCATGAGGTGGGTTTTGCACAATTTTAAGGTGTTCTTCTGATATGTTTTCAATTCTCAACGTGAGTCCAATTTCTTCTGCAAATCTTTTTGCCTTTTCTGCCTTAAAAAAATAAGTTTCAAAAAAGACGGGCACAACTTCGATTCCCTCTTTCATAAGGATAAGGCATGCAAGTTGTGAGTCTAAACCACCTGAAAATAGCACCAATGCCTTTGCCACATTAACCTCCAACTCTAATTTGTATGAAATTATAACTGAAAAAGTAATGTTTTCAAAATGAGTTAAGTTTTAGATATAATAAAAAGGCATGAATATTGAGAGGAGGTAAAATGAAAGCAATAATTGTACATGGTGGTGCAGGCGATGCAAAAATAACTCACGAAATTCCCGAAAGAGTCCAATTTGTAAAGAAGGTTGCAGAGGAAGGTTTTACGTTATTAAAAGAAGGGCTTGATGCAGTTGAAGTTGCAGTAAGAGCTGTAAAGATGCTTGAAGATCATCCCCTTTTTGATGCAGGTAGAGGTTCGTATCTAAATGAAGAGGGTTTCGTAGAAATGGATGCGGGCATTATGGATGGATCAAAATTATCAATTGGTGCAGTTGCGGGTGTTAGAAACGTAAAAAATCCGATTGAACTTGCTTACCTTGTAATGGAAAAGTCGAGCCACAATATCCTCATTGGAAATGGTGCAGAAAAATTTGGTAAAGAACACGGTGTAGAATTTGTCCCACCTTATTATTTCTATTCTGAACGAATTATAAAAATATTTGAAGGAACATATGGCGATACGGTTGGTGCAGTTGTGCTGGACGGGAAAAAAATCGTATCTGCGGTTTCAACAGGTGGAACACCCAAAAAGCATGTTGGACGCGTCGGGGATTCTCCAATTGTTGGGTCTGGATTCTACGCAAATGACGAGTTTGGTGCAGTTTCAACTGGTATTGGTGAAGACATAATGAAACTCGTTTTAAGTTTTAGAATTTCCCTATACTACCCTAAATACACAATTAACGAAGCGGTTAAGAATTGTATAGATGATCTTTCCAGGATTAATGGTCGTGCAGGTCTTATAGCACTTGATAAAAATGGTAACATTGGATACGCGTTTAATACGAAGGGAATGTTTTTCGCATATATAAAAGAAGGCCAGGATAGTGTCATAGGAGGTTTTTAGGCTTGTAAAAAGGAGGAGAAATGAAAAATTTAAAAAGATTAATTATTCTTGTTTTGTTTTTTACATTTTTGCCATTTGTTTCCGTTTTCGGATGGAATTCACATGGTTTAACGCTCTCGTATGTTGTTTCTAATATTGATTGGCTCAAGAATTATAATAGCATTATCATCACACCTTACACATATAAGAATTACGAGACAGAGCCTATAAATCCTGAGTTTCAAGTTAAGTATCTTGAAGGCAAAGTTGGTGATAAAACTGACGCTGTAACGATACTTACAACCTATGCAGATGAACCTGATTGGGGACTTGACGAAAATATGAAACTATCAAATTTACAAGTTCTTACAGGTGGACCTCAAGGATATAGACACATGTACTACAAGATGGGATTTATAACTGTAGGGACTGCACCAACGCAAATTGAATTTTGGTTTCACATGGCTGAAATTGCAAAATCTAAGGGTGATCTATACTGGACTTTTAGGTTTCTTGCAAGAGCACTCCATTATATGGAAGATATAACTCAACCATATCACGGCACTCCTGGTCCTACATCGATTATTTTAGGAAATATTTTTAGTGGAATAAAAGGCCTTACGATAATGTGTTCAAATCACCATTATGCTCTTGAAGATTACCAGGGCTATATGGTGAAGATAGGAAACCCTGATTTTGTAAAAACTCTTCAAGAAAGATTTCTGCCAATAAATGAGGATAAGGTTAAATCACTTACAGACTTAGGAAAATTTGCGGCATCCTTAAACAGAGAAAGGGTAAAAGTTTTATGGCCACTTGAAACGAAATTATTTGGAAATGACATTAACAGTAAAAAAGAGAAATTTAAGTTAACAGAGGATAAAATCAAAATGCTTGATCCTACAATTGAAGCAGAATATAATCAGGTTTTACTATATTCTCTTCGGTATTTTAATGGGTTTTCGAGATTACTACTTGAATATGCAAGAAAAAAGTTAGGTTTTTAGTTGTTTTCCTCTTTTTCAAAGTGGTGATGCTTGATTACTTTTCCTTCCCCAATATAAACTACATATTCACCAATATTGGTTGCCTGATCTGCAATTCTCTCCACATTTTCAGAAACCCGTATGATTAGGATTGCTCTGTTGATTGTCCTTGGGTCACTTAGCATGTATGTAATTAGCTCTCTTATAATTTGGTCATTTAGTTGATCTACAATATCATCTCTTATACAGATTTCTCTTCCTAATTTACTATCTTCGTTAACAAAAGCAGTAATTGCATCGTCAAGCATTTGTAATGCAGTCTCTGTCATTCTTGGAAGGTCTATGTATGGTTTTAC contains the following coding sequences:
- a CDS encoding aspartate aminotransferase family protein; this encodes MGSIVIKTEIPGPKSREIRKKKETYVASPLEPLAPFFIARGEGAVVEDVDGNRFLDFTGGWGCLVVGYSPKPIVEAIQKQAENYIHTDFTSIPYEPYAELAKMIAERAPGNFEKAVAFFNSGAEAVENAVKIARGYTKRRAVVVFDGAFHGRTLLTMTMTHRPMPYKYIFGSAPDVYRIPRPNIHRNKYTPKDFERLLLDTVAPDDVAAVVIEPIQGEGGFNIPQPGLLEEIRRVTEKYGILFVADEVQSGYGRTGKFFAVENWGVVPDLISLGKSIAAGLPLSAVVGSKKFFDALPKGSIGSTFGGNPVACVAGIEVIKMIEREKLLDRAIHLGKIIRERFEEFQRKYPVVKEVRGIGAMQAIEFVKDHDTWEPDAETCQAVIQEALKNGVVLAGAGLHKNIIRLLIPLVITDEQLKEGLDVLDKAIETVTKGK
- a CDS encoding 7-cyano-7-deazaguanine synthase; the encoded protein is MAKALVLFSGGLDSQLACLILMKEGIEVVPVFFETYFFKAEKAKRFAEEIGLTLRIENISEEHLKIVQNPPHGYGKNMNPCIDCHMLMIKRAKEIMEKEGFDFIATGEVLDERPFSQRDKVFEEMEKTLGLEGKIVRPLSQKLLKISEAERKGLIKREHMLDIKGQSRVRQIQLAKDFGLKEYETPASGCILTDPEFAKRLKELKKINPCFDGNDTQILRNGRVFFEDKIVFIVGRNEFENKRLEDLRKSNDVLLVPDFPGPSVLIRSFSDEINDNIIYKGKELLIKYSKKVSDNPLDSIKEVKGA
- a CDS encoding isoaspartyl peptidase/L-asparaginase family protein; its protein translation is MKAIIVHGGAGDAKITHEIPERVQFVKKVAEEGFTLLKEGLDAVEVAVRAVKMLEDHPLFDAGRGSYLNEEGFVEMDAGIMDGSKLSIGAVAGVRNVKNPIELAYLVMEKSSHNILIGNGAEKFGKEHGVEFVPPYYFYSERIIKIFEGTYGDTVGAVVLDGKKIVSAVSTGGTPKKHVGRVGDSPIVGSGFYANDEFGAVSTGIGEDIMKLVLSFRISLYYPKYTINEAVKNCIDDLSRINGRAGLIALDKNGNIGYAFNTKGMFFAYIKEGQDSVIGGF
- a CDS encoding phospholipase C/P1 nuclease family protein translates to MKNLKRLIILVLFFTFLPFVSVFGWNSHGLTLSYVVSNIDWLKNYNSIIITPYTYKNYETEPINPEFQVKYLEGKVGDKTDAVTILTTYADEPDWGLDENMKLSNLQVLTGGPQGYRHMYYKMGFITVGTAPTQIEFWFHMAEIAKSKGDLYWTFRFLARALHYMEDITQPYHGTPGPTSIILGNIFSGIKGLTIMCSNHHYALEDYQGYMVKIGNPDFVKTLQERFLPINEDKVKSLTDLGKFAASLNRERVKVLWPLETKLFGNDINSKKEKFKLTEDKIKMLDPTIEAEYNQVLLYSLRYFNGFSRLLLEYARKKLGF
- the phoU gene encoding phosphate signaling complex protein PhoU; translated protein: MLEDRLKELTEKILKMSSIAEEMVKLSVRAIVEKRMDWAEKVINELEPQVNELEIEIDDFAIETLALYAPQAKNLRKVAMIIKMVKDLERVGDLSVNIAEFGRELIPQPDVKPYIDLPRMTETALQMLDDAITAFVNEDSKLGREICIRDDIVDQLNDQIIRELITYMLSDPRTINRAILIIRVSENVERIADQATNIGEYVVYIGEGKVIKHHHFEKEENN